AATCTTTACTGAGGAGTTAACAGAGTTTGTTGGTCAGTACACGCAAGTGATTGACATGAATACTCAACCTAAAGGAGTTTATTTCTTAGAAATAACTACTTCTACAGGTGGTATCAACAAAAAGATTGTTCTTCAA
The Flavobacteriales bacterium DNA segment above includes these coding regions:
- a CDS encoding T9SS type A sorting domain-containing protein encodes the protein IFTEELTEFVGQYTQVIDMNTQPKGVYFLEITTSTGGINKKIVLQ